A window of the Microbacterium sp. AZCO genome harbors these coding sequences:
- a CDS encoding amino acid ABC transporter permease, giving the protein MTTTADDRTRTAVRTPEHVSAATPVDGPAAERVDFGSFRVVHTRHWFRWTIGAIVIFLVAQFVWSVFTNPNYEWDVFAHYFFAEPVLIGVGYTLSLTAIAAVIGFTLGTVLALGRLSKSALLRAASWSYIWFFRSVPLVVQIIVWYNLGYLYPSLGLGTPFTTDFWIVEFPTVNLISAFAAAILGLGLHQAAYSAEIIRGGLLSVDQGQTEAAAALGIPARKRLFRIVLPQAMRSIVPNATNEIIGLVKGASVVFVIAIPEVFYAVQVIYNRNSRVIPLLLVAVVWYTLITTILSIGQYYIERHYARGSVRVLPPTPLQSFRRWVSVQWARLGDSPAPPAQSALPDARIHASEETR; this is encoded by the coding sequence ATGACGACAACAGCCGACGACCGCACGCGCACCGCCGTGCGGACTCCCGAGCACGTCTCCGCCGCGACGCCCGTCGACGGCCCGGCCGCCGAGCGCGTCGACTTCGGCTCGTTCCGCGTCGTCCACACGCGTCACTGGTTCCGGTGGACGATCGGCGCCATCGTCATCTTCCTCGTGGCGCAGTTCGTATGGTCGGTCTTCACCAACCCCAACTACGAGTGGGACGTCTTCGCGCACTACTTCTTCGCCGAGCCGGTCCTCATCGGCGTCGGATACACCCTCTCGCTCACCGCGATCGCCGCCGTCATCGGCTTCACGCTCGGCACGGTGCTGGCACTCGGCCGGCTCTCCAAGTCGGCCCTGCTGCGCGCAGCATCCTGGAGCTACATCTGGTTCTTCCGCTCGGTGCCGCTCGTCGTGCAGATCATCGTCTGGTACAACCTCGGCTACCTCTATCCGTCGCTCGGCCTCGGCACGCCCTTCACGACGGACTTCTGGATCGTCGAGTTCCCGACCGTCAACCTCATCAGCGCCTTCGCCGCAGCGATCCTCGGGCTCGGCCTCCACCAGGCCGCGTACTCCGCCGAGATCATCCGCGGCGGCCTGCTGTCGGTCGACCAGGGGCAGACCGAGGCGGCCGCGGCGCTCGGCATCCCGGCCCGCAAGCGTCTCTTCCGCATCGTGCTCCCGCAGGCCATGCGATCGATCGTGCCCAACGCGACCAACGAGATCATCGGCCTCGTCAAGGGCGCCTCGGTCGTCTTCGTCATCGCGATCCCCGAGGTCTTCTACGCCGTCCAGGTGATCTACAACCGCAACAGCCGCGTCATCCCGCTGCTGCTGGTCGCGGTCGTCTGGTACACGCTCATCACGACGATCCTGAGCATCGGGCAGTACTACATCGAGCGCCACTACGCCCGCGGCTCGGTGCGCGTGCTGCCCCCGACGCCCCTGCAGAGCTTCCGGCGCTGGGTCTCGGTGCAGTGGGCACGCCTGGGCGACTCGCCCGCACCCCCCGCGCAGTCCGCACTGCCGGATGCACGCATCCACGCCTCCGAGGAGACCCGATGA
- a CDS encoding UDP-glucose/GDP-mannose dehydrogenase family protein encodes MTDSRTPFSAQLRIGVSGLGYLGATHAVCMATLGYRVVGYDVDEGKVQALSRGILPFYEPGLPELLREMQATGRLSFTSDLDDVAEFADVHFVCVGTPQARDSDAADLTYVDAAFTALAQRISRRALLVGKSTVPVGTAERLTALVAEHALAPAEVELAWNPEFLREGFAVEDTLNPDRLVFGVASEWAERQLRGVYAPMLERGTPLVVADLATAELVKVAANAFLATKISFVNAMAEVCEAAAADVGLLARALSYDERIGGRFLKPGLGFGGGCLPKDIRAFSHRAEELGVGKAVGFLREVDEINLRRRARMVDLIREAAGGDLRGVRVAGLGAAFKPDSDDVRDAPALDVARMLYLEGADVRIYDPQANENAHRVYPDLEYVSSLAEAAAGADVVALLTEWREFVDADPGELGDLVAQRRIVDGRRVLDAGRYRAAGWEYSSLGGAVTTRVAADVRRAG; translated from the coding sequence ATGACCGATTCACGCACGCCCTTCTCCGCGCAGCTGCGCATCGGGGTCTCGGGCCTCGGCTACCTCGGCGCGACCCACGCCGTCTGCATGGCGACCCTCGGCTACCGCGTCGTCGGGTACGACGTCGACGAGGGCAAGGTGCAGGCGCTGAGCCGCGGCATCCTGCCGTTCTACGAGCCGGGACTCCCGGAGCTCCTGCGCGAGATGCAGGCGACCGGCCGGCTCTCGTTCACGAGCGATCTCGACGACGTCGCGGAGTTCGCCGACGTGCACTTCGTGTGCGTCGGCACGCCGCAGGCGCGGGACTCGGATGCCGCCGACCTGACCTACGTCGACGCGGCGTTCACGGCGCTCGCGCAGCGCATCAGCCGCCGCGCGCTCCTCGTGGGCAAATCGACCGTGCCCGTCGGAACGGCGGAGCGGCTCACGGCCCTCGTCGCCGAGCACGCGCTCGCGCCCGCCGAGGTCGAGCTCGCGTGGAACCCGGAGTTCCTGCGCGAGGGATTCGCCGTCGAGGACACCCTGAACCCCGACCGCCTCGTCTTCGGCGTCGCGTCGGAGTGGGCCGAGCGTCAGCTTCGCGGCGTCTACGCGCCGATGCTCGAGCGCGGCACGCCCCTCGTCGTCGCCGACCTCGCCACGGCCGAGCTCGTGAAGGTCGCGGCGAACGCGTTCCTCGCGACGAAGATCTCGTTCGTCAACGCGATGGCGGAGGTGTGCGAGGCGGCCGCGGCCGACGTCGGGCTCCTCGCCCGTGCCCTCTCGTACGACGAGCGCATCGGCGGGCGGTTCCTGAAGCCGGGGCTCGGCTTCGGCGGCGGGTGTCTGCCGAAGGACATCCGCGCCTTCTCGCACCGTGCGGAGGAGCTCGGCGTCGGGAAGGCGGTCGGGTTCCTGCGCGAGGTCGACGAGATCAACCTCCGCCGGCGCGCGCGGATGGTCGACCTCATCCGCGAGGCGGCGGGCGGCGACCTGCGCGGCGTGCGCGTCGCGGGGCTGGGCGCGGCCTTCAAGCCCGACTCGGACGACGTGCGCGACGCCCCGGCGCTCGACGTCGCCCGCATGCTCTACCTCGAGGGCGCCGACGTGCGCATCTACGACCCGCAGGCGAACGAGAACGCGCACCGCGTCTATCCCGACCTCGAGTACGTCTCGTCGCTCGCGGAGGCAGCGGCCGGGGCGGACGTCGTCGCGCTCCTCACGGAGTGGCGGGAGTTCGTGGATGCCGATCCCGGCGAGCTCGGAGACCTCGTCGCGCAGCGGCGCATCGTCGACGGCCGACGCGTGCTCGATGCCGGTCGCTACCGCGCGGCGGGGTGGGAGTACTCGTCGCTCGGCGGCGCGGTCACGACCCGCGTCGCGGCCGACGTGCGGCGGGCGGGCTGA
- a CDS encoding amino acid ABC transporter ATP-binding protein, translating to MTTATVSRTSGLVEIHNVHKSYGGIEVLSGIDLTVQPGEVVAILGPSGSGKSTLLRTINHLESVDRGSVTVDGQLIGYERRGDKLYELREKEILKRRTQIGIVFQNFNLFPHLTAVENVTEAPVATGLLEKDAARTLALTLLERVGLGEKADHYPRQLSGGQQQRVAIARALALSPKVLLFDEPTSALDPELVGEVLDVIRDLARSGTTLVIVTHEIGFAREVADRIVFIDGGRILEEGPPERVLVDPEHPRTREFLAKVLA from the coding sequence ATGACCACCGCGACCGTCAGCCGCACCAGCGGCCTCGTCGAGATCCACAACGTCCACAAGAGCTACGGCGGAATCGAGGTGCTGTCGGGCATCGACCTCACGGTGCAGCCCGGCGAGGTCGTCGCGATCCTCGGCCCGAGCGGCTCGGGCAAGTCGACGCTTCTGCGCACGATCAACCACCTCGAGTCGGTCGACCGCGGATCGGTCACCGTCGACGGCCAGCTGATCGGCTATGAGCGCCGGGGCGACAAGCTCTACGAGCTGCGCGAGAAGGAGATCCTCAAGCGCCGGACTCAGATCGGCATCGTCTTCCAGAACTTCAATCTGTTCCCGCACCTCACCGCGGTCGAGAACGTCACCGAGGCTCCCGTCGCGACGGGACTTCTCGAGAAGGATGCCGCGCGCACGCTCGCGCTCACACTGCTCGAGCGCGTCGGGCTCGGCGAGAAGGCCGACCACTATCCGCGTCAGCTGTCCGGCGGGCAGCAGCAGCGCGTTGCGATCGCCCGCGCACTCGCCCTCAGCCCCAAGGTGCTGCTGTTCGACGAGCCCACGAGCGCGCTCGACCCGGAGCTCGTCGGCGAAGTGCTCGACGTCATCCGAGACCTCGCCCGAAGCGGCACGACCCTCGTCATCGTCACCCACGAGATCGGATTCGCCCGCGAGGTGGCCGACCGGATCGTGTTCATCGACGGCGGCCGAATCCTCGAGGAGGGCCCGCCCGAGAGGGTCCTCGTCGACCCGGAGCACCCGCGCACGCGGGAGTTCCTCGCCAAAGTCCTGGCCTGA
- a CDS encoding M20/M25/M40 family metallo-hydrolase, with product MTSARPIDLPTLSTLEEEAVALTRELIRIDSVNTGVAETIGDGETRAALFVRERLAEVGIESELVEPRPGRASVVARLRGSDPGRGALVVHAHLDVVPVEGQEWEHDPFGAEVRDGWLYGRGAVDMKNFAGTILAVARHFAREGIVPERDLILAFLADEEAGGVWGAGWLVENRPDLFEGATEALSEVGGFSVPLGDGRRAYLAATGEKGVAWATLTARGRAGHGSRPTTDNPVVRLSQAVAALGAHRFPLVRTEAVQAFLLAFGAARGLAFDDATLEADVEQLGFVSSLVGASLRNTATPTVLFAGGKTNIIPAEASARLDIRVLPGQDDRLRDELRRVVGDDIDVRWGRWWSATEAHVDAPLLGILQSAIDAEDPGALVVPYLLPASTDNKHFARLGIAGYGFVPLRVPDDFDVFGQFHAADERVPVSALEFSARATERILRTA from the coding sequence ATGACGAGCGCGAGGCCCATCGACCTGCCGACCCTCTCGACCCTGGAAGAGGAGGCGGTCGCCCTCACGCGCGAGCTCATCCGCATCGACTCCGTCAACACGGGCGTCGCCGAGACGATCGGCGACGGCGAGACCCGCGCCGCCCTGTTCGTGCGGGAGCGGCTGGCCGAGGTCGGGATCGAGTCGGAGCTCGTCGAACCTCGGCCCGGTCGCGCCTCGGTCGTGGCGAGGCTGCGCGGCTCCGACCCGGGCCGTGGCGCGCTCGTCGTCCACGCGCACCTCGACGTCGTGCCGGTGGAGGGCCAGGAGTGGGAGCACGACCCGTTCGGCGCGGAGGTGCGGGACGGCTGGCTGTACGGCCGCGGCGCCGTCGACATGAAGAACTTCGCCGGCACGATCCTCGCGGTCGCACGGCACTTCGCGCGCGAGGGCATCGTGCCGGAGCGCGACCTGATCCTCGCGTTCCTCGCCGACGAGGAGGCGGGCGGAGTATGGGGTGCCGGCTGGCTCGTCGAGAACCGCCCCGACCTGTTCGAAGGAGCGACCGAGGCGCTGAGCGAGGTGGGCGGCTTCTCGGTGCCGCTCGGCGACGGGCGCCGCGCGTACCTCGCCGCGACGGGCGAGAAGGGCGTCGCGTGGGCGACCCTGACGGCGCGCGGCCGCGCCGGGCACGGCTCCCGGCCGACCACCGACAACCCGGTCGTGCGGCTGTCGCAGGCGGTCGCGGCGCTCGGCGCGCACCGCTTCCCCCTCGTCCGCACCGAGGCCGTGCAGGCCTTCCTGCTCGCCTTCGGCGCGGCGCGCGGTCTCGCCTTCGACGACGCGACCCTCGAAGCCGACGTGGAGCAGCTCGGCTTCGTCTCCTCCCTCGTCGGCGCGAGCCTGCGCAACACGGCGACGCCGACGGTGCTCTTCGCGGGCGGCAAGACCAACATCATCCCCGCCGAGGCGAGCGCCCGGCTCGACATCCGCGTCCTCCCCGGTCAGGATGACCGGCTGCGCGACGAGCTCCGCCGCGTCGTCGGCGACGACATCGACGTGCGGTGGGGACGATGGTGGTCGGCGACCGAGGCCCACGTCGACGCGCCGCTCCTCGGCATCCTGCAGTCGGCGATCGATGCGGAAGACCCGGGTGCGCTCGTCGTCCCGTACCTGCTGCCGGCGAGCACCGACAACAAGCACTTCGCGCGGCTCGGCATCGCGGGATACGGCTTCGTGCCGCTTCGCGTGCCCGACGACTTCGACGTCTTCGGGCAGTTCCACGCCGCCGACGAGCGCGTTCCCGTGTCGGCGCTGGAGTTCTCGGCGCGCGCGACCGAGCGCATCCTCCGCACCGCGTGA
- a CDS encoding ABC transporter substrate-binding protein yields MAISKKQGIAIGVGVVAVAAIVGGIFAAVNLNGPAAADEAAAPSPTETNTATDQITWFHTDPVPEAVAALKDSGFSPVKAGELTVAIGAFVPPLSYQPEGTSAATDVAGTEPNFGSLIAEGLGLKYNPQVVAWADWPLGIQSGKYDLITSNVTVTEERKDLYDFASYREDLLGFYVKKDSKIDSIKEADDISGLKIVVGSGTNQEQVLLAWNKELEDAGKAPAELQYYDDTAAAVLALQSGRVDATFGPNATAAWSARETGDTKLVGIVPGGWPDTAQIAAGTKKGNGLIEAVNIVINKLIEDGTYDDLLTFWGLESEGVEKSEINPPGLPRS; encoded by the coding sequence ATGGCCATCAGCAAGAAGCAGGGCATCGCGATCGGCGTCGGCGTCGTCGCGGTGGCTGCGATCGTCGGCGGGATCTTCGCCGCCGTCAATCTCAACGGACCCGCGGCCGCGGATGAGGCAGCCGCGCCCTCACCCACCGAGACGAACACGGCGACCGACCAGATCACCTGGTTCCACACCGACCCGGTGCCCGAGGCCGTCGCGGCCCTCAAGGACAGCGGGTTCTCGCCCGTCAAGGCCGGCGAGCTGACCGTCGCGATCGGCGCGTTCGTGCCTCCGCTGAGCTATCAGCCCGAGGGCACGTCGGCGGCCACCGACGTGGCCGGCACCGAGCCGAACTTCGGCTCGCTCATCGCGGAGGGTCTGGGCCTGAAGTACAACCCGCAGGTCGTCGCGTGGGCCGACTGGCCGCTGGGCATCCAGTCCGGGAAGTACGACCTGATCACGTCCAACGTGACGGTGACCGAGGAGCGCAAGGACCTCTACGACTTCGCGAGCTACCGCGAGGACCTCCTCGGCTTCTACGTCAAGAAGGACAGCAAGATCGACTCGATCAAGGAGGCGGACGACATCTCGGGCCTCAAGATCGTCGTCGGCTCGGGCACCAACCAGGAGCAGGTGCTGCTCGCCTGGAACAAGGAGCTCGAGGATGCCGGCAAGGCGCCCGCCGAGCTGCAGTACTACGACGACACCGCCGCGGCGGTGCTGGCACTCCAGTCCGGCCGCGTCGACGCGACGTTCGGCCCCAACGCGACAGCCGCGTGGTCGGCGCGCGAGACCGGCGACACGAAGCTCGTCGGCATCGTCCCCGGCGGCTGGCCCGACACGGCCCAGATCGCGGCGGGCACGAAGAAGGGCAACGGACTCATCGAGGCCGTCAACATCGTGATCAACAAGCTCATCGAGGACGGCACCTACGATGATCTCCTGACCTTCTGGGGTCTCGAGTCCGAGGGCGTCGAGAAGTCGGAGATCAACCCGCCTGGACTCCCCCGCTCGTGA
- a CDS encoding rhodanese-like domain-containing protein: MPHLIGPRALQAELASGRPIRLLDVRWRLDLPEGRPAYVSAHLPNAVYVDLERELAKPGYPEEGRYPLPDLAELEQAVRRWGVDDGDLVVAYDDNDAVAAARAWWLLRTRGVDIRVLDGGLRGWVAEGLPLERGDRAPRVGSATLLDVDPGTATIDDAARAPITGHLVDTRAPEQYRGIATGFDPVAGHIPGAVNVPAITHISRDGTLKSPAEIRAAFEAFDVDLDLPITLYCGAGIGSAHTALALAHAGVESRVFPGSWSQWSRSPSRPVAVGRTPAGVLQAW, translated from the coding sequence ATGCCTCATCTGATCGGACCGCGCGCACTCCAGGCCGAGCTGGCCTCCGGCCGGCCGATCCGTCTGCTCGACGTGCGCTGGCGGCTCGATCTGCCGGAGGGGCGTCCGGCCTACGTGTCGGCCCATCTGCCGAACGCCGTGTACGTCGACCTCGAGCGCGAGCTCGCGAAGCCCGGCTACCCCGAGGAGGGGCGCTACCCCCTGCCCGATCTCGCGGAGCTCGAGCAGGCCGTGCGCCGGTGGGGTGTGGACGACGGCGACCTCGTCGTCGCCTACGACGACAACGACGCGGTCGCGGCGGCGCGCGCCTGGTGGCTGCTGCGCACGCGGGGCGTCGACATCCGGGTGCTCGACGGAGGCCTGCGGGGCTGGGTCGCGGAGGGCCTGCCGCTCGAGCGCGGCGACCGGGCGCCCCGCGTCGGGTCGGCCACGCTCCTCGACGTCGACCCCGGCACCGCGACGATCGACGACGCGGCCCGCGCACCCATCACGGGGCACCTCGTCGACACGCGCGCCCCTGAGCAGTACCGCGGCATCGCCACCGGCTTCGATCCCGTCGCGGGGCACATTCCCGGCGCCGTCAACGTGCCCGCGATCACGCACATCTCGCGTGACGGGACCCTCAAGTCGCCGGCCGAGATCCGCGCCGCCTTCGAGGCGTTCGACGTCGACCTCGACCTCCCGATCACGCTCTACTGCGGCGCCGGCATCGGCTCGGCGCACACGGCGCTCGCGCTGGCGCACGCGGGCGTCGAATCCCGGGTGTTCCCCGGCTCATGGAGCCAGTGGTCGCGGTCGCCCAGCCGGCCGGTCGCCGTCGGCCGCACCCCCGCGGGAGTGCTCCAGGCCTGGTGA
- a CDS encoding glycosyltransferase family 2 protein, whose translation MPTRPYGSSLAIPHDLTDTGSVVPRDLTDAASAVLHRMADAIQNIAAVIDWTAIGQFFASIAPYFPVAIAGTIVWGLWLYRFVLSRLAKPIRNDFRTTTSVVVPSYHEDPDILLRCLESWRSQDPDEIIIVLDVADLEAYDRIVALGDPRVRPILFHHVGKRSALGVGIREARFDVLVLADSDTSWEPGLLESVQMPFVDPQVGGVGTHQNVYRRATSIWRRVADWLVNLRYYDYVPAQGRAGAVPCLSGRTAAYRRSAVLPVVEHLENEFFLGRRCVAGDDGRLTWLVLASGYRTVHQSDARALSMFPGTLRAFMKQRLRWSRNSYRCYLTAIAKGWLWQVPFVTKVTVLQILLTPVTMGLTLFYLVFARLELTPIGITATIAWLLLGRAVRGFSHLVRNPRDVVILPVVALTVIFVALPIKLLAFVTMNRQGWLTRRASQIGGDGQDARSLGAPARRETVDAAPRTTQGVAA comes from the coding sequence ATGCCGACCCGACCGTACGGGAGTTCCCTCGCCATCCCCCACGACCTGACCGACACCGGCTCGGTCGTCCCCCGCGACCTGACCGACGCCGCCTCAGCCGTCCTCCACCGGATGGCGGACGCCATCCAGAACATCGCAGCCGTCATCGACTGGACGGCGATAGGCCAGTTCTTCGCCTCGATCGCGCCGTACTTCCCGGTCGCGATCGCGGGAACGATCGTGTGGGGGCTCTGGCTCTACCGCTTCGTCCTGTCGCGCCTCGCGAAGCCCATCCGCAACGACTTCCGCACCACGACCTCGGTCGTCGTGCCGTCGTACCACGAGGATCCCGACATCCTGCTCCGCTGTCTCGAGTCGTGGCGCTCGCAGGATCCCGACGAGATCATCATCGTGCTCGACGTCGCCGACCTCGAGGCGTACGACCGCATCGTCGCGCTCGGCGACCCGCGTGTGCGGCCGATCCTGTTCCACCACGTGGGCAAGCGCTCGGCGCTCGGCGTCGGCATCCGCGAAGCGCGCTTCGACGTGCTCGTGCTGGCCGACTCCGACACATCCTGGGAGCCGGGCCTGCTGGAAAGCGTTCAGATGCCGTTCGTCGATCCGCAGGTGGGCGGTGTGGGCACGCACCAGAACGTCTACCGCCGCGCGACGAGCATCTGGCGACGCGTCGCCGACTGGCTCGTGAATCTGCGCTACTACGACTACGTGCCCGCGCAGGGCAGGGCCGGAGCCGTGCCCTGCCTGTCGGGACGCACGGCGGCGTACCGCCGGTCGGCGGTCCTCCCCGTGGTCGAGCATCTCGAGAACGAGTTCTTCCTCGGCCGCCGCTGTGTCGCCGGCGACGACGGACGCCTCACCTGGCTCGTGCTCGCCTCCGGGTATCGCACGGTGCACCAGTCCGACGCGCGAGCGCTCTCGATGTTCCCCGGCACTCTGCGGGCCTTCATGAAGCAGCGCCTGCGCTGGAGCCGCAACTCCTACCGCTGCTACCTCACCGCGATCGCGAAGGGATGGCTCTGGCAGGTGCCGTTCGTCACGAAGGTGACGGTCCTGCAGATCCTCCTGACCCCCGTCACGATGGGCCTGACCCTTTTCTACCTCGTCTTCGCGCGGCTCGAGCTGACGCCCATCGGCATCACGGCGACGATCGCCTGGCTGCTGCTCGGCCGCGCCGTCCGCGGGTTCTCGCATCTCGTGCGCAACCCGCGCGACGTCGTGATCCTGCCCGTCGTCGCCCTCACGGTGATCTTCGTCGCGCTGCCGATCAAGCTCCTGGCCTTCGTCACGATGAACCGGCAGGGCTGGCTCACCCGCAGGGCGAGCCAGATCGGAGGCGACGGCCAGGACGCGCGATCGCTGGGCGCCCCGGCACGGCGGGAGACGGTGGATGCCGCGCCCCGGACCACCCAGGGGGTGGCGGCGTGA
- a CDS encoding right-handed parallel beta-helix repeat-containing protein, protein MSALQRFLGTCLLVVVVIAAATLAAVALHNVRFAGFGAADGTSSGVRATGRAYPGDPDREAALVAAERGRLAVVKELSAAAPWRLDSAQGPFVVPTTPAPTLVLPPRAQPYGLADVRRLTANGVQPQPDGSLLLAENLVVMPGAVLQIADAGTTVKLLSTPTAFVSIVTLGGSLAAGGAAGAPVTFTSFDPSTGAADTDTRDGRAYVRIGGGAVDLHDLRFADLGFWSGDTGGLALTGDEAAPQPALAPAARQKGAAPTLTPDQVATVVSGSQAAAGPISGVVRNVESTGNAFGIFVSGAKGLAIQGASVTGSLVDGISLHRAVTDTTIDGTTVTGSAVDGVSIGRTCGSVRMTGVTLTGSGRDGLSVDARPLADGPSATGQAIGGTGHIDLAKSVVADNGGYGISLRGGQDLAVTGTQVRGSVVGIVVSQDATGVDIDGNTFQQQERQAIALRDGVADTTIHANRMASIDTGVYLRGAAASVSGNSFRDISNHAVTMTGSVIGTRVTGNTISGHGSTPVYDDALGGHVASNDLDGWKRPVTPGSIVHAVAQPLTLVWVSLGVLLILTAILHRRRSGVRHPFAEQVPLTQLSRGIVSPESLRGGDHARHAP, encoded by the coding sequence GTGAGCGCCCTCCAGAGATTCCTCGGGACCTGCCTGCTCGTCGTCGTCGTGATCGCCGCCGCGACCCTCGCCGCGGTGGCCCTGCACAATGTGCGCTTCGCGGGCTTCGGCGCCGCCGACGGCACCTCGTCGGGGGTGCGCGCCACGGGCCGCGCGTACCCCGGCGACCCCGACCGCGAGGCGGCGCTCGTCGCGGCCGAGAGGGGGCGCCTCGCCGTCGTCAAGGAGCTGAGCGCCGCCGCGCCCTGGCGACTCGACTCGGCGCAGGGTCCGTTCGTCGTGCCCACGACCCCCGCACCGACGCTCGTCCTCCCCCCGCGCGCTCAGCCCTACGGGCTCGCCGATGTGCGCAGGCTCACGGCGAACGGCGTGCAGCCGCAGCCGGACGGATCGCTGCTGCTCGCCGAGAATCTCGTCGTCATGCCGGGCGCGGTCCTCCAGATCGCGGATGCCGGCACGACGGTCAAGCTGCTGAGCACCCCCACCGCGTTCGTCTCCATCGTGACCCTCGGCGGCTCACTCGCCGCGGGCGGCGCGGCCGGGGCGCCCGTCACCTTCACGAGCTTCGACCCGTCGACGGGCGCCGCCGACACCGACACCCGCGACGGGCGCGCCTACGTCCGCATCGGCGGCGGAGCGGTCGACCTGCACGACCTGCGCTTCGCCGACCTCGGCTTCTGGAGCGGCGACACGGGCGGACTCGCGCTCACGGGCGATGAGGCGGCGCCGCAGCCCGCGCTCGCGCCCGCGGCGCGCCAGAAGGGGGCCGCACCCACGCTGACCCCCGACCAGGTCGCGACGGTGGTCTCCGGATCGCAGGCCGCCGCCGGACCCATCTCGGGCGTCGTGCGCAACGTCGAGTCGACGGGCAATGCCTTCGGCATCTTCGTGTCGGGCGCGAAGGGTCTCGCCATCCAGGGCGCGAGCGTGACGGGCAGCCTCGTCGACGGCATCTCACTCCACCGCGCCGTCACCGACACGACGATCGACGGCACGACCGTGACCGGCAGCGCCGTGGACGGCGTCTCGATCGGCCGGACGTGCGGCTCGGTGCGGATGACCGGGGTGACGCTCACCGGCAGCGGCCGCGACGGACTGTCGGTCGATGCGCGTCCGCTCGCGGACGGGCCCAGCGCGACGGGACAGGCGATCGGCGGGACGGGCCACATCGACCTCGCGAAGAGCGTCGTCGCCGACAACGGCGGCTACGGCATCTCGCTCCGGGGCGGCCAGGACCTCGCCGTCACGGGGACGCAGGTGCGGGGAAGCGTCGTCGGCATCGTCGTCTCGCAGGACGCGACCGGCGTCGACATCGACGGCAACACCTTCCAGCAGCAGGAGCGCCAGGCGATCGCACTGCGCGACGGCGTCGCCGACACGACGATCCACGCCAACCGCATGGCATCCATCGACACGGGCGTGTACCTCCGCGGCGCCGCGGCCTCGGTGAGCGGCAACAGCTTCCGCGACATCTCGAACCACGCCGTGACCATGACCGGCTCCGTCATCGGCACCCGCGTCACGGGGAACACGATCTCGGGTCACGGCTCGACACCCGTCTACGACGACGCACTCGGCGGCCACGTCGCGTCGAACGACCTCGACGGCTGGAAGCGCCCGGTCACCCCGGGGAGCATCGTCCACGCCGTCGCCCAGCCGCTGACACTCGTGTGGGTCTCGCTCGGGGTGCTCCTGATCCTCACCGCCATCCTGCATCGACGCCGCTCGGGAGTGCGGCATCCCTTCGCAGAGCAGGTGCCGCTGACCCAGCTCAGCCGCGGCATCGTCTCGCCCGAGAGCCTTCGAGGAGGCGATCATGCACGTCACGCACCATGA